A single Phragmites australis chromosome 4, lpPhrAust1.1, whole genome shotgun sequence DNA region contains:
- the LOC133914972 gene encoding putative gamma-glutamylcyclotransferase At3g02910: MGTANDAPAGEVPLPLPPRRTLVFTYGTLKRGFSNHVLLQELARGGDASFVGAATTASRLPLVCGPYRVPFLLNLPGSGHRVAGELYAVTPRGLARLDELEGVSRAHYEQLPVTVDLAEGGCARVDALAYYAHRDYAGELWRRSGEKGYPEYSHAVAAGYVRRKDRPQDQTFLEQIRIFVSSQSN; the protein is encoded by the coding sequence ATGGGCACCGCCAACGACGCGCCGGCGGGGGaggtgccgctgccgctgcctccGAGGCGGACGCTAGTGTTCACGTACGGCACGCTGAAGCGCGGCTTCTCCAACCACGTCCTGCTCCAGGAGCTGGCCCGCGGCGGGGATGCCTCCTTCGTGGGCGCGGCCACCACCGCGTCGCGCCTCCCGCTGGTCTGCGGGCCGTACCGCGTGCCCTTCCTCCTCAACCTCCCCGGCTCCGGCCACCGCGTGGCCGGGGAGCTCTACGCCGTCACGCCCCGCGGCCTCGCGCGGCTCGACGAGCTCGAGGGCGTCTCCCGCGCGCACTACGAGCAGCTCCCCGTCACCGTCGACCTCGCCGAGGGCGGATGCGCCCGCGTCGACGCCCTCGCCTACTACGCGCACCGGGACTACGCAGGCGAGCTGTGGAGGCGGAGCGGGGAGAAGGGCTACCCGGAGTACTCGCACGCGGTGGCCGCCGGCTACGTCCGGCGCAAGGATCGGCCGCAGGACCAGACCTTCCTGGAGCAGATCCGCATCTTCGTCTCCTCCCAATCCAACTAG
- the LOC133914974 gene encoding uncharacterized protein LOC133914974 has product MATARIRSAASLRGILLRHFSMGPASAPHAVSRVPDFQVPQRIMWRHFSTCKPNSLAKLENLGLVACVYGQTRWASQAAALKETEANGGKISIGPKPKQMKEDDKDDGLVYKGPISSTIKKVKLLSLSTCCLSVSLGPVITFMTSPQMNVILKGAVASTVIFLSATTTAALHWFVSPYIHKLRWRPGSDSFEAEVMSWLATPLKRTIKFADVRPAETNRPFVTFKAEGNFYFVDAEHFSNKALLARLTPQKLPHESAFKNL; this is encoded by the exons atggcgacggcgaggaTCCGATCCGCGGCCTCCCTCCGCGGGATCCTCCTCCGCCACTTCTCCATGGGTCCGGCATCAGCTCCGCACGCTGTCTCCCGAGTCCCAG ATTTCCAGGTTCCTCAGCGTATTATGTGGAGGCATTTCTCAACGTGCAAGCCTAATTCCCTTGCAAAGCTTGAGAACCTTGGTCTGGTTGCCTGTGTGTATGGTCAGACAAGATGGGCTTCTCAAGCTGCTGCTTTGAAAGAAACTGAAGCCAATGGTGGCAAGATAAGCATTGGGCCCAAGCCAAAGCAGATGAAGGAGGATGACAAAGATGATGGCCTAGTTTATAAAGGACCAATATCATCAACTATAAAGAAAGTGAAGCTTCTCTCTCTATCCACCTGCTGCCTCTCTGTGTCGCTAGGGCCAGTGATAACATTCATGACTTCACCTCAGATGAATGTGATCCTCAAGGGAGCAGTTGCATCCACCGTAATTTTCCTTAGTGCCACTACAACTGCAGCCTTACACTGGTTTGTGAGCCCATACATTCACAAGCTCAGGTGGCGGCCTGGTTCAGATAGCTTTGAGGCTGAAGTGATGTCATGGCTGGCTACTCCCCTCAAAAGGACAATCAAGTTTGCCGATGTTAGGCCTGCTGAGACGAACAGGCCTTTTGTCACTTTTAAGGCCGAGGGCAACTTCTACTTTGTTGATGCTGAACACTTCTCGAACAAGGCTTTGTTAGCGAGGCTTACACCCCAGAAGCTTCCTCATGAGTCTGCGTTCAAGAACTTGTGA
- the LOC133914970 gene encoding probable ADP-ribosylation factor GTPase-activating protein AGD9, protein MAFDAFTDKNAVFRRLKAKPENKMCFDCSAKNPTWASVTYGIFLCLDCSAVHRSLGVHITFVRSTNLDSWTPDQLKMMAFGGNSRAHAFFKQHGWTDGSKGEAKYTSRAAELYRQILSKEVAKSSASDNALPSSPVATPEPSNPSNDFPEFKLSDAPVENMNGNQEPNSPKAPPRSPKAPTHPTFVSSVKKPIGAKKVGGKTGGLGVRKLTTKPNESLYEQKPEEPKPAVPALTMSTTKSGPSLHSRFEYMENEPSADSRTGGSHMTGHVAPPKSSDFFQEYGMGNGFQKKSSTATSKTQIQETDEARKKFSNAKAISSSQFFGTQNREEKEAQLSLQKFAGSSSISSSDLFGRDVDNSNLDISASDLINRISFQASQDLSSLKDIAGETGKKLTSLASNFISDLDRIL, encoded by the exons ATGGCGTTCGATGCCTTCACCGACAAGAACGCCGTCTTCCGCCGCCTCAAGGCCAAGCCAGAGAACAAG ATGTGCTTCGACTGCAGCGCCAAGAACCCCACCTGGGCCTCCGTCACCTACGGCATCTTCCTCTGCCTCGACTGCTCCGCCGTCCACCGCAGCCTCGGCGTACACATCACCTTCGTCAG GTCAACAAACCTAGATTCGTGGACCCCGGATCAGCTGAAGATGATGGCATTTGGAGGCAACAGTCGGGCACATGCTTTCTTCAAACAGCATGGATGGACTGATGGTAGCAAAGGCGAGGCAAAGTATACATCAAGAGCTGCTGAACTGTACAGGCAAATACTTTCAAAGGAGGTCGCTAAGAGCTCCGCTAGTGATAATGCCTTGCCATCATCACCCGTCGCAACTCCTGAGCCATCGAATCCATCCAATGACTTCCCTGAATTCAAGCTCTCGGATGCACCAGTAGAGAATATGAATGGGAATCAGGAACCTAATTCACCCAAAGCACCTCCCCGCTCGCCAAAAGCCCCTACCCATCCCACTTTTGTCAGTTCTGTAAAGAAGCCCATTGGCGCAAAGAAGGTTGGAGGCAAGACTGGAGGGCTTGGTGTTCGAAAGCTTACTACAAAG CCAAATGAAAGCCTGTATGAGCAGAAACCAGAAGAGCCAAAACCTGCTGTGCCTGCATTGACCATGTCAACTACAAAAAGTGGTCCATCCTTGCATTCACGTTTTGAGTACATGGAGAATGAGCCATCAGCTGATTCAAGAACCGGAGGATCTCATATGACTGGCCATGTAGCACCACCAAAATCATCAGACTTCTTTCAAGAGTATGGGATGGGTAATGGGTTCCAAAAGAAATCCAGCACAGCTACCTCAAAAACTCAG ATTCAGGAAACTGACGAAGCAAGGAAAAAATTCTCTAATGCAAAGGCGATTTCATCATCTCAATTTTTTGGTACTCAAAacagagaagagaaagaggctCAACTATCCCTTCAAAAATTTGCG GGTTCTTCCTCCATTTCGAGTTCTGATCTTTTTGGTCGTGACGTGGACAATTCTAATCTGGACATAAGTGCTTCAGATCTCATCAACAGAATATCTTTCCAG GCTTCCCAGGATCTGTCTTCACTCAAGGACATAGCTGGAGAGACTGGAAAGAAGCTGACATCTTTGGCCTCCAATTTCATCAGCGACCTTGACAGAATCCTTTGA
- the LOC133914971 gene encoding protein BCCIP homolog: MPGGRKRPAPFAGFSPFARSLIFSVASSSGSSKPLPLPEASSSSSAAAENPRDNMPRPPSKRAKKQAEPSSDEERSSSESEEESFSSSEREDSSEELETVQADFAFFDPKPSDFHGVKLLLKTYLDSKPWDLTGFVDLILAQTTVGTVVKLADEEEGEGNGGEKTNTTSGDDDDLFGLISVLNLGRYGELRCIKDLKEYLFAVCGDKDTKKKLKSLLEEKVSSVGLLVCRRFVNFPYELVPKLYDSLFDEVSWATEDEPTQELRDSFRFNQYLLVVRILERKTPAKHKANNSKDEDEPVIYLKLEDEIFRELSSWSFTFPICSEQSAQQEMKNYKEMGLVMAINAEAVPKFRKKLEALVSE, translated from the exons ATGCCCGGCGGCCGAAAGCGCCCGGCTCCGTTCGCCGGATTCTCCCCCTTCGCTCGCTCCCTCATTTTCTCcgtggcctcctcctccggctctTCAAAACCACTACCTCTCCCCGaggcttcctcctcctcctccgccgccgccgaaaACCCTCGAG ACAACATGCCGCGTCCGCCATCCAAGCGCGCGAAGAAGCAGGCCGAGCCCTCCAGCGACGAGGAGCGCAGCAGCAGCGAAAGCGAGGAAGAGAGCTTTAGCAGCAGCGAAAGGGAGGATTCTTCGGAGGAG CTCGAGACGGTGCAAGCGGACTTCGCATTCTTCGACCCCAAGCCAAGCGACTTCCACGGCGTCAAGCTGCTTCTCAAGACTTACCTCGACTCCAAGCCCTGGGACCTCACTGGCTTCGTCGACCTCATCCTTGCGCAGACAACGGTCGGCACGGTTGTCAAGTTGGCCGAtgaggaggaaggggaaggaAATGGTGGTGAGAAGACCAATACCACTAGTGGTGACGATGATGATCTGTTTGGTCTTATTAGCGTGCTTAATTTGGGACGATACGGT GAACTCCGCTGCATCAAGGATTTGAAGGAGTATCTATTTGCTGTTTGCGGTGACAAGGAtaccaagaagaagctcaagtCCCTGCTGGAAGAGAAAGTGTCTAGTGTGGGCCTTCTGGTGTGTCGCCGCTTTGTGAATTTCCCGTATGAACTAGTGCCTAAGCTGTATGACTCACTCTTTGACGAGGTTTCCTGGGCAACAGAAGATGAG CCAACACAAGAACTCCGGGACTCCTTCCGATTCAACCAGTACCTATTGGTTGTCAGAATACTGGAG AGGAAAACTCCCGCAAAACACAAAGCAAATAACAGCAAAGATGAAGATGAACCTGTTATCTATCTGAAGTTAGAGGATGAAATTTTTCGTGAG CTTAGCTCATGGTCTTTCACTTTTCCAATATGTTCTGAACAGTCAGCTCAGCAGGAG ATGAAGAATTACAAAGAGATGGGCCTAGTGATGGCGATTAATGCTGAGGCTGTTCCTAAGTTCCGCAAGAAGTTGGAGGCTTTGGTATCCGAATAG